The Gallus gallus isolate bGalGal1 chromosome 5, bGalGal1.mat.broiler.GRCg7b, whole genome shotgun sequence region TGGGACAGATGTTTATGTATGATCTCTATCAGGTATCTTTTAGGTTCACACCTTAATACTCAACATCTTTGACAAGGTAGAGGGCTTAAGTTTTTTAACattctgtgcttttcatttgttttagtCTCGCCATAATACTGAAGATTTCACGCTCTTTACGTTGGATGATGTAGATGCAGCATTTGATAAGATACAGCAGCTAAAGTTTTCTCAGATTGTCAACTTGAAAGGTAAAGTCCTGTCAGCAAAAGTTTTGATAGATCAGTGATTCTGTTCCACTTCATTGACAGTTTAGGTAACTTTTTAAAAGGAGTATGTTCTTTGAATATTGTGCATTTCGTGGGTCTGAATTCAGTAGCGTGGTGTCAGTCAACATCAGCCAAATGTTTGCCTCAGTAATGTGACAATCAGTAGAATTTCCATTTAATGAGGAGAAGGTTATGCCAAGGTTGATGGGTTTTACTGGTTAGATAGGAAGGAGAGAGATGTTACTGATTTTCATACCTCATTTGACTTTTTTCCAAGTGATGGCTTTGGAGTTTAGCTACATACTTACCTATTATTTAGAGTAATAGATGTTCATACATGTGATTTACCTAAAATATTCAGAGATATCTAGGAGGCTATTCTTTTTTGTAGGCAAAGGACATGGTCTGTCAATCACGCCATTGCCTGCAGGTCACATGATAGGAGGCACGATTTGGAAGATTGTCAaagatggagaggaagaaattgtttatgCAGTTGATTTCAACCACAAGAGGGAGATGTAAGTTCAGTATAACTGACTATATTTCTCTGATATGTTAGGTGTGCATAATTTGTATAACAAATAAGTATGGAAGTAGCAGTGCCTTTCCAGATATAAGAAGACCACTAATTTTACTTGCATTCATATCAATGAATTTGAAATGAGCTTTAGCCCTGAGTTTCTTCATTCTGTTCAGATTTATTTTAGATTGAAGCAGGAAACGTTCAGAAAGCATTTGTATCTTGCAATTTTGAGAAGCTTTTCTTGTAatttttgagaaggaaaataacacaCAGCTTCTCTTTGTCATGTAGAAAGCAGTTATTACAAACTCcgttttctgtttctcagaatCTTACTTGACTCAGAAGGAAGAGGAACTCTTAGAACAGTGTGCTCAAATACAACCTATCAAGATGGAATTTGCAGTATAACCATACAGTGTAATTGTTTTTAGGGTTGGGATACACAATGTTtactttctggaaaaaaaagtcctgggGGCTATAGAGCAAGTGGATGAGTGTTGACTCTTGAAAATTACTGCATGGCTACTGGATAGTTGAGATTTAAGAAAGTTTATGGTTTTGAAATTCCTGgaaaatcttaaagaaaaatgtttgtttttttctaccTTAGAAAGCTGACAGGATATTTCTCATGTCCTGTCTTCCTATAAAATGCTTAtttaggagaggaaaaaaggcaagaaaataaGTACTGAAATAAGTTTTACACATCAGTATTTTTTACTATGGTTTTTAATATGCATCTTACCCAATTTAAGCATAAaaacagaattgtagaatatcCAGAGTTGAAAGGGTCCCACAGGGGTCATGGAATCCAATGGCTGGCTCCACACTGGATCACCCAGCATTCAAGCCCTATGTCTGACAGcttgtccaaatgctccttgaaccCTGGCAGGCTTGGTGCTGTGACCACAGccttggggagcctattccTGGCTTAATTGAAGTTACGCTAAAGAAACTTTCAGGGAgtgagaaaagaggaaggaaggaaagtgaACTCAATTGAAACTGTTTTTGCTAGTAATTGTAAACATTTAGCCTATGTTAACCTCCTCAGAATTACTTATTTAATCAGACTTTGACTCTTGGGCATCTTATTCTTGgcctgaagtattttctttaagcAGCTCTTTGACTTGCTTATATGTGATACCCTGTTTTTCCACTGTTGAGATGTACATAAAAAACTGTGTATGTTCGctgtcttattttttccttgtaaaataaaaatgctgacaGTGAATTCTggcctttttttccacagccaTCTGAATGGATGTTCGTTGGAAATGTTGAGCAGGCCTTCATTGCTTATTACAGATTCATTTAATGCTACTTATGTACAACCCAGAAGGAAGCAAAGGGATGAACAACTACTAAGTATGTATTCTGTTTGGGGCTCAAGATAGCAGTAACAGTGTGACGTATTAGCCACTGTAAATTGCTTTTTTGTAAGAAGTTTGCTAACATCTAAATTAAGAATCTTTATTCAAATTCAACAAATTTTGAATTGATTTTTCCTGATGGTACTAATCCTGTggggaaaatgttttcataaatacaaAGAATTGTACCCTGTATAAAAGTGTATGTGAAAATAGTGTATTTTACCCAGTAATGTTTGACTTGAGGGATTTTTAAGTGACCTTCCTAGTACATTCTTCTGTTAATCTCTATTTTActgacttttttaaaatttattttaaaaattagtaATTAAGGTGGTGGGATCTTCAAATCTCTAGTTGTGGTTCAAAGtagttctttctgttttaactcTTCTTAGCTAATGTTTTGGAGACGTTACGAGGTGATGGAAATGTGTTGATAGCTGTGGATACAGCTGGCAGAGTTCTGGAACTTGCTCAACTTCTTGATCAGATCTGGAGAACGAAAGATGCAGGATTAGGAGTTTACTCTCTAGCACTTTTGAATAACGTCAGCTACAATGTAGTGGAGTTCTCTAAATCAcaggtttgttttcattctgaaatgcaGTTGTGAGGGGGGTAACAGGATGTGTATTcaagagctttttttctttttctctttttaacagTAAGAAATGGCTGAAAACTGAGTGTTCTTATTCTAGAGTGGGTGTTTTTcgtaagcaaatatttttctttttgatcaAGTTACATGAAGTCCAGTCATGGCTGCTGCCATGCTTCTTGATATTTGTTTTGTCACAAAACTTGTTAGAATAGTTTATAGCTATTAAAAAGGTGGATTTAAGTTATTCAATTGTATTGTTTACTCTGCATTATTTCTACACATACTGAGGAACTTCATAATTGTGCATATTTCATTCCTCTGCTTCATGTCAagttatacatttttatatagcTTGTACTACTGTGGATAACTTTGtctaaatattatattttaggTGGAATGGATGAGTGATAAATTGATGAGGTGCTTTGAAGACAAGAGAAACAATCCTTTCCAATTCCGCCATCTCTCCTTATGTCATAGTCTGTCTGATTTGGCTCGAGTGCCTAGTCCAAAAGTTGTCCTTGCCAGCCAACCTGACTTAGAATGTGGATTTTCGAGAGATCTTTTCATTCAGTGGTGCCAGGATTCCAAGAACTCTATAATTTTAACTTACCGGACCACACCTGGAACATTAGCACGATTCCTGATTGATAATCCTTCTGAAAAAGTTATAGATATTGAGGTAAAAATCGCCTGTATATCTTAAAGTTTTTGTGGTGGGCTATCTGGGGGAATATAAGTAAAATTGAATTTAGTTCTCTTTTCTATCTGCTGAAAATGCTTCTAGTGGCAGAAGAAAGTCTGAAATTAGTATGTTCCTTTTATAAAGTGTTGAAGATAAATTTGTATGAAACAGGTCTTAGTAGgaagtgcaaaatattttttgttgctaCGGTTGAATTAGCATCTAATGAGGTGAGCATGaagttgcttttaaatatttatctttagACAATGTTTTTTTATGTCCTCGTGTTAGAAAAATCTCTGCATACTGTTTAGGTGCAGATCCAACTATGAATGGATTATTCGTTCTGGTTTTAGATTAGGGGAGAATCAAGTCAAATGAGTATAGTATATCCTACCAGAGTAAGATaagcaaaagataaaagatataaaagatataaattaaaagaacaCAATTATTTGTTAGTTTTGTGGCCAGATTATATTCAGATAGTATACCTGTGCCTGCTTCACTCTGGTAAGTGGTAATTTCTGGGAGTCCTTTGTGATCCCAGTAATTGTTTTAGTCCTGGTGATGCAACTTGCTTTCAGTTTTAGGTTGGATTGGTTCAGTATTACTAGAATTGAACATTATTGGATGTGACCTATAGTCTAATCtgttctacaaaaaaaaaacaagaaacaaggcCTGATGTTGCTTTGCCTGCTTATGTGCAATTTTGCCAGATTCTTCTGTTCACTTAGTGACACAGAGGTCAAAAAATAGCTGCTCACCTTAGAGTATTTGCACTTAGTTACTGAAGGGAGATGTTTCCTCAAGATATTTTAAGGAATTGTTGTAAAATGAATTGATTTTAATacttcagaattaattttatattcttACGTAGTCTATATTAATTGATAACATTGTCATGATGTTGGCATGCTAAGGTGCCACGTGTTTATGTAAGTGGCTACATAAAGGACAAGACTGTATCTGTCCTTGGtacttaaatataaatattatctTACCAGCAGCATGTAGAAGTATTAAAAGCAAGTCAGCTCCTCACAGAAATTctaatttttactttatttgtaAGTTGAGAAGACGTGTCAAGttggaaggaaaagaacttGAAGAATACCTAGAAAAGGAGAAActaaagaaagaagcagctaAGAAGTTAGAGCAGTCTAAAGAGTAAGTATATTAGCTGTTGCGTTCTGCAATTGTCAGAATTGAGATGACTGTTCAGCCCGATGTTTTAACCGTTTACAAGGATAAGTAATAGTTTTGGTAGGTTTGTCTGAGTGCATCGAGGAGTCAGAATGGTTGTCTTTAATCAGTGGTTGTCTTTAATCTGTTGTTACTATAGACCTGTTTCATCTGAATATTGTGAACAGTTTCTCGGATACATCAACTGTCCTTGCCCTTAGTCTTAACTGTTACTGTCCAGTCAGTGTGTTTTAGTAATACTAAACGTaaagacaaaagacaaaagGCTCTTATTCTTGGAATATCATTTCAGGGCAGATATTGATTCCAGTGATGAGAGTGATGCGGAAGAAGATATTGATCAGCCAACTGTGCATAAGACCAAACATGATTTGATGATGAAAGGTGAAGGTAGCCGGAAAGGAAGCTTCTTCAAACAGGCAAAGAAATCTTATCCAATGTTTCCAGCCCctgaagaaagaattaaatGGGATGAATATGGCGAGATTATCAAGTatgtggggagagcagtggtATTGCTTAGTAACGTGTAATAGCCATGAAATAGTTCAAAAatagaagtaataaaaataaaaatcagtattgTCTCTCTTTTGCTATGCTGTTGAATGCTTTTCCAAACACGGTAAGCTTTAGGTGGCTTCTGAAAGGTGATTCCAGCTAAGTTTCACAGGAAGCTTATGATGGGATTGAAACTTCAAAGTATTGATCTCGGGCCTGAATTCACATTTCTTAGGAAGCAATTCCAGTCCAgttttttgttctgatttttgatgtttgctttattttttctttttatgagagaaaagattaaaaacttCTTTTGAATTTGGCATTTCTCTGCTTTATATTCCACGTAATTTTGAAAACTTTATGGAACTTCATTAAGGAGCATCATTCAGCCTAGAAAAATCTGGCAGTATTTGTCCTATTTTTATGACGAGTACATGGTAGAAACCCTTAACTTAGTAGTATTCTGCAAGATATCaaagttctttttttaagatACGAAGGTGACGTTTTCCAAATGAGCTCTGTTCATATGTGAAattatttaaggaaaatgtgtttaaattgTTAACactaaaaattttaaaataactcagTAATTATGTCAGCACTGCTTGTTTCTTTACTATGTAGTGCTTTAGATTTACTATGAAactattaaaagcaaaatgcctTTCCTCCTTTAGACCTGAAGACTTTCTAGTTCCTGAACTTCAGgcaacagaagaagaaaaaagcaaattagaATCTGGTTTGACAAATGGAGAGGAGCCAATGGACCAGGATTTATCAGATGTTCCTACCAAGTGTATTTCAGCAACAGAATCCATGGAAATTAAGTGAGTGGCTTTGTTCTTGTTTACAGTAATTTCAGaaccagaagaagaaaagaagaagaaaaaactgtatAGATATACACGTATATTTAACGTTGTGAGACTAGATAGTGGCTCCCTATATTTTTCCCACTGCACACGTGTCTTCTGCAGAAGGATTGATAAGAAATCTATGCTAGTCTAGTATTGGGCTATTAATAATGCACATATttcacattttgctttgttctgcttgTTACCTGTGTGATATAAAAGAGATTATGGGTGAATTCCAGTATGGCACATCTCCTGAATCCTTCCTCCAAAGTCTCAGCTGTTAGAGGATTatttgcagctgtgtgtgtgtacattcTGGTATTGtacaaatctgtattttactgATCTATAAAGTACCTTTTGCTGACAATTTATTCTGATGTAGAATAATTTTTTGTaaggttttcctttttaagttaaatctcaaaaatattttatctttaaaatatgtggttttgttcatttgcatttttgtttgtgttttttgttcaAACTAGAGCCAGGGTTACATATATTGACTATGAAGGGCGCTCAGACGGGgactcaattaaaaaaatcattaaccAAATGAAACCAAGACAGCTAGTCATTGTCCACGGACCACCTGAAGCCAGCCAGGACCTTGCAGAATGTTGCAGAGCTTTTGGTGGAAAAGATATTAAAGTGTACATGCCAAAACTACATGAAACTGTAGATGCAACCAGTGAAACTCATATTTACCAGGTAAGGTGCTGGGATTTGTTACTTGTATGTACAAGTACTGAGAACTGTAGTAGAGCTGTAGTTGGCAGACTTTCTTACTTAACCCTCAAGTTTTTGGTAGAGCAGACGCAAAACTTTTCATGTGTATACTTGATTTTGACATTAACAGCTTCTTCTTTTATGTGTAAGCATTCTCCTATGCTCAATTGAGTATTTCTCATAAGaagtgtttaaaagaaaacttgaatgTGAGGCCAGCATTTTTTAACCTGTAGTGCAGAAGGCCATGTTTATGTCTGTGGGAGCATCAGTTTGTTTTACTCAAGTCTTAATAGCTTTATTGTGTCTATATTTAAAGTACTGCCATATGCGACTTGAAATTCAAGATTCTTTGGGAAATTTCAAGAGGAACCttagagagcaaagaaaaaaaaatcatatatagGACTCTTTGTACCCAAATAGTTTAGAGGAAAGCATTTCGCATGCAGTTTAGACATCAGTCCTTTATTCCTTTcatccttttaaaattaatctaaAAGTATCATTAGAATTGTTGAAAAAGAGGTATTTTTGGTGCTTTCCAGAGAAAAATCTGTTAGCCTCAAAATCCAGTTACTCAAAATTACCTTGTTCTGGCTTTCCTGAGATAGCAGaatcttgtgtttttttttagtgttgcTAGTGTGTAAGAAATGACAGGTTTCTGATTTTTCACAAAGTATTTATCTGAATATAACTATAATAGCTCtatatttaatttcaattttgttGTTATTCATAAAGGTGAAATCAATCTTCAtagatttggggatttttaatatatatatattttttcttgttgaaacAACTGAACAGATGGAGTGCTCTGGAGACATTGAATTAGAAGATAATAGATGAGAGCTGGATATCAGAATCCTGATGTCTTTTGGTTGGATTGTGCTGCAGATAGTTAATTGCAATCTCATTTGTACAGTTGCAGCCTTGATTCCTCTATTGCAATAGTGCACCATCTCATGTGGATAGCAGTCTTTCAGGGTAGAGCTTATTTAATTAGTTCATGTCTTGGAATGTGCTGGAGGAATCAAAGTAATATTTTGATGACTTAAAGTCTGATATTGTCAACACCCTCTTTTgctataaaaaatatatattctttagAAGGTTGAAATTTGGAGCAGCTGTTTAGTAGCCTGAATATGTTTTTAGATCTTTTCCTTAAATTTGGTAAGGCCAACTGAAGAACCTCCtggctacaaaaaaaaaaaaaaaaaaaaagttgttttaaaagGCAGTGGTTGTTCCTCCTGTGAGTCTGACTTGTTTTGCAGTCATATTTGGTTCTTATTTtaatcaagattaaaaaaaaagatgtagttCTCTTCTACTGTTTAAGTTGACTACTGAAATGAGATAATACAAATTGTATTTTGTAAGCATAGGATGTCTTCCTTCTCCAAAAGACTACGAACCAAAGCTATGCAGAGATagtggaagaaaaactgctttaaaagcGTGAAGTAagaatctgtttttttccatcaaaccaatactacttttatttttgtgcgCTCCAGGTCAGGTTAAAAGATTCTCTTGTCAGCTCACTTCAGTTCTGTAAAGCCAAGGATGCTGAGTTGGCTTGGATAGATGGTGTCCTGGACATGCGGGTTTCGAAAGTGGATACTGGAGTTATTTTGGAAGAGGGAGAGCTGAGGGAAGATGAAGAGTTAGAGATGCAAGTGGATATGCCTTCTTCAGACTCTAGTGTCATTGCACAACAAAAGGCCATGAAAAGTCTCTTTGGTGACGATGATAAGGAGATGTGCGAGGAGAGTGAAATCATTCCTACTTTGGAACCACTGCCACCTCATGAGGTACAGAAACTTTCCTGGGttagactattttttttttttttttaattctgtatacTAATACTGTTATCATTGTTTCAGATTTTAAGCTTTTCAGCAAGCACTATCGCATCCAATAATGGTGCCTACCGTACAGTTACCATCTATTTGTGAATATTAGATCTTAGAGTTCCATATTTGTAATTAATATCTGTGGATTTTTAAATCAGTTGATATTTAG contains the following coding sequences:
- the CPSF2 gene encoding cleavage and polyadenylation specificity factor subunit 2 isoform X1 — translated: MTSIIKLTTLSGVQEESALCYLLQVDEFRFLLDCGWDENFSMDIIDSLKKHVHQVDAVLLSHPDPLHLGALPYAVGKMGLNCAIYATIPVYKMGQMFMYDLYQSRHNTEDFTLFTLDDVDAAFDKIQQLKFSQIVNLKGKGHGLSITPLPAGHMIGGTIWKIVKDGEEEIVYAVDFNHKREIHLNGCSLEMLSRPSLLITDSFNATYVQPRRKQRDEQLLTNVLETLRGDGNVLIAVDTAGRVLELAQLLDQIWRTKDAGLGVYSLALLNNVSYNVVEFSKSQVEWMSDKLMRCFEDKRNNPFQFRHLSLCHSLSDLARVPSPKVVLASQPDLECGFSRDLFIQWCQDSKNSIILTYRTTPGTLARFLIDNPSEKVIDIELRRRVKLEGKELEEYLEKEKLKKEAAKKLEQSKEADIDSSDESDAEEDIDQPTVHKTKHDLMMKGEGSRKGSFFKQAKKSYPMFPAPEERIKWDEYGEIIKPEDFLVPELQATEEEKSKLESGLTNGEEPMDQDLSDVPTKCISATESMEIKARVTYIDYEGRSDGDSIKKIINQMKPRQLVIVHGPPEASQDLAECCRAFGGKDIKVYMPKLHETVDATSETHIYQVRLKDSLVSSLQFCKAKDAELAWIDGVLDMRVSKVDTGVILEEGELREDEELEMQVDMPSSDSSVIAQQKAMKSLFGDDDKEMCEESEIIPTLEPLPPHEVPGHQSVFMNEPRLSDFKQVLLREGIQAEFVGGVLVCNNMVAVRRTETGRIGLEGCLCQDFYRIRELLYKQYAIV